In a genomic window of Microbacterium amylolyticum:
- a CDS encoding NAD-dependent succinate-semialdehyde dehydrogenase produces the protein MNKAEKAVLERIPTGLFIAGRWQDATGAATFDVRDPATGETIARVADGTAADATSALDAAVAAQEGWAATPARTRSEILRRAWELVQQRAEDLALVMTLEMGKPIAESRGEVAYGGEFLRWFSEEAVRIQGRYGQNPEGTGNMIVSQHPVGPCFFITPWNFPLAMATRKIAPALAAGCTSVIKPPQLTPLTTLLFVSILEEAGLPKGVVNVVTSSSSRSVSEPIIADPRLRKLSFTGSTGVGKQLIAQASENVLRVSMELGGNAPLVVFEDADLDRAVDGAIAAKFRNIGQACTAANRIIVHEDIAEEFTARVAERVRAMTVGRGTDAGVNIGPLIDEDAVAKAERLVDDAVAKGATLVCGGHRAQGDGTFFAPTVIADLSRDAEIMSEEIFGPIFAVTTFRTEDEAVEVANDTEYGLISYVFTENLARGNRMIDRLETGMMGLNVGVISNAAAPFGGVKQSGVGREGGAEGIGEYLSTKYTLVPTS, from the coding sequence ATGAACAAAGCAGAAAAGGCAGTCCTCGAGCGCATCCCCACGGGACTCTTCATCGCCGGCCGGTGGCAAGACGCCACGGGAGCGGCAACGTTCGATGTTCGCGACCCCGCAACGGGGGAAACCATCGCGCGCGTGGCAGACGGCACCGCCGCTGACGCCACCAGCGCCCTCGATGCCGCCGTCGCCGCGCAGGAGGGCTGGGCAGCAACCCCGGCTCGCACACGCAGCGAGATCCTGCGCCGAGCATGGGAGCTTGTGCAGCAGCGCGCCGAGGATCTCGCGCTCGTCATGACGTTGGAGATGGGTAAGCCGATCGCCGAGTCCCGCGGCGAGGTCGCCTACGGCGGCGAGTTCCTCCGCTGGTTCAGCGAGGAGGCGGTTCGCATCCAGGGTCGTTACGGACAAAACCCGGAGGGAACAGGGAACATGATCGTCTCCCAGCATCCCGTCGGGCCCTGTTTCTTCATCACCCCGTGGAACTTCCCGCTGGCGATGGCCACGCGCAAGATCGCTCCCGCGCTTGCCGCGGGGTGCACGAGCGTGATCAAGCCGCCGCAGCTGACACCGCTCACAACCCTGCTGTTCGTCAGCATTCTCGAAGAGGCGGGGCTCCCGAAGGGCGTGGTCAACGTCGTCACCTCGTCGAGCTCGCGCAGCGTCTCGGAGCCGATCATCGCCGATCCGCGACTGCGAAAGCTGTCGTTCACAGGGTCAACCGGCGTTGGAAAGCAGCTCATCGCGCAGGCCTCGGAGAACGTCTTGCGCGTGTCGATGGAACTCGGCGGAAACGCCCCGCTCGTCGTGTTCGAGGACGCTGATCTGGACCGGGCTGTTGACGGCGCCATCGCGGCGAAGTTCCGAAACATCGGTCAGGCGTGTACAGCAGCCAACCGCATCATCGTCCACGAGGACATCGCCGAGGAGTTCACTGCACGGGTTGCCGAGCGTGTGCGGGCCATGACGGTCGGTCGCGGAACGGACGCCGGTGTGAATATCGGTCCGCTCATCGATGAGGACGCCGTCGCCAAGGCAGAACGACTCGTGGATGACGCCGTCGCCAAGGGCGCGACTCTCGTCTGCGGCGGGCACCGCGCCCAGGGCGATGGCACGTTCTTCGCCCCGACGGTGATTGCTGATCTGTCGCGCGATGCCGAGATCATGTCCGAGGAGATCTTCGGACCCATCTTCGCGGTGACGACTTTCCGTACGGAGGACGAGGCCGTTGAGGTGGCTAACGACACGGAGTACGGGCTCATCTCCTACGTCTTCACGGAAAATCTCGCACGCGGCAACCGGATGATCGACCGGCTCGAGACCGGAATGATGGGTCTGAATGTCGGCGTGATCTCCAACGCCGCTGCGCCTTTCGGCGGTGTGAAGCAGTCGGGCGTCGGCCGGGAGGGCGGCGCCGAGGGCATCGGGGAATACCTCTCCACGAAGTACACCCTGGTGCCGACGAGCTGA
- a CDS encoding helix-turn-helix domain-containing protein, which translates to MGVWLNNDAVLDRAATTLGVHRHTMRTRLTQIAQILQLDLSTFDGRARAWAALRATSREKAETPPLISPRLGTLDA; encoded by the coding sequence CTGGGGGTCTGGCTCAACAACGACGCCGTCCTTGATCGCGCCGCGACCACCCTCGGCGTGCATCGGCACACGATGCGCACGCGCCTGACGCAGATCGCTCAGATTCTGCAGCTCGACCTATCCACTTTCGACGGCAGGGCCCGCGCCTGGGCGGCACTTCGCGCGACGTCCCGTGAGAAGGCCGAGACTCCGCCACTGATTTCGCCGCGTCTGGGTACGCTTGACGCGTGA
- a CDS encoding pyridoxal phosphate-dependent aminotransferase — protein sequence MTERASLSRKISAIAESATLKVDAKAKALKAEGRPIISYAAGEPDFATPHAVVEAAQKALENPANFRYSPAGGLPALKEAIIEKTKRDSGLKVAPNQIVVTNGGKQAVYQAFQAIVNPGDEVLLPSPYWTTYPEAIQLADGTPVAVFAGADQEYKVTVAQLEAARTQKTKALVFVSPSNPTGAVYTPEETERIARWALEHGIWILTDEIYQNLTYGGVRAVSVVEALPEVANQTILLNGVAKTYAMTGWRVGWMVGPADAMKLAANLQSHLTSNVNNVAQVAAAAALTGPQNDARDFRTAFDRRRRLIVDELSKIDGVEVPVPQGAFYVYPDVRGLLNREWKGRTPTSTLELADLILDEAEVAVVPGEAFGPSGYLRLSYALGDDQLLEGIRRLQELFA from the coding sequence GTGACTGAACGCGCCTCGCTCTCCCGCAAAATCTCCGCCATCGCCGAGTCCGCCACGCTGAAAGTTGATGCGAAGGCCAAGGCGCTCAAGGCCGAGGGACGCCCCATCATTTCGTACGCAGCGGGCGAGCCCGACTTCGCCACTCCGCACGCGGTCGTCGAGGCCGCGCAGAAGGCGCTGGAGAATCCGGCCAACTTCCGCTACTCGCCGGCCGGAGGGCTTCCCGCCCTCAAAGAGGCGATCATCGAAAAGACCAAGCGGGATTCCGGTCTGAAGGTCGCACCGAACCAGATCGTCGTCACCAACGGCGGCAAACAGGCCGTCTACCAGGCGTTCCAGGCGATCGTGAACCCGGGTGACGAGGTCCTGCTGCCCTCGCCGTACTGGACCACCTACCCCGAGGCCATCCAGCTGGCCGATGGCACCCCCGTCGCCGTCTTCGCGGGCGCCGACCAGGAGTACAAGGTGACCGTTGCGCAGCTCGAGGCCGCGCGCACACAGAAGACCAAGGCACTCGTCTTCGTCTCGCCGTCGAACCCCACCGGTGCCGTCTACACGCCGGAAGAAACCGAACGCATCGCGCGCTGGGCGCTCGAACACGGCATCTGGATCCTGACCGACGAGATCTACCAGAACCTCACCTATGGCGGTGTGCGGGCCGTTTCGGTGGTCGAGGCCCTGCCCGAAGTGGCGAACCAGACGATCCTCCTCAACGGTGTCGCCAAGACCTACGCGATGACGGGATGGCGCGTGGGCTGGATGGTGGGCCCGGCAGACGCCATGAAGCTCGCCGCCAACCTGCAGTCGCACCTGACCAGCAACGTCAACAACGTCGCGCAGGTGGCCGCCGCCGCCGCGCTCACCGGCCCGCAGAACGACGCCCGCGACTTCCGCACGGCGTTCGATCGCCGCCGCCGCCTAATCGTTGATGAGCTGTCCAAGATCGATGGCGTCGAGGTTCCCGTTCCGCAGGGCGCGTTCTATGTGTACCCCGACGTACGCGGGCTGCTGAACCGTGAGTGGAAGGGCCGCACCCCCACGTCGACACTCGAACTGGCCGACCTCATCCTCGACGAAGCCGAAGTTGCTGTGGTTCCCGGCGAGGCCTTTGGGCCCAGCGGCTATCTGCGCCTGTCCTACGCACTCGGCGACGACCAGCTCCTCGAGGGCATCCGTCGCCTGCAGGAGCTGTTCGCCTAA
- a CDS encoding sulfite exporter TauE/SafE family protein codes for MMSGNRGAKTLLTFLAIGLVSGFMSGLFGVGGGTVIVPLLVTFALFGQKLASGTSGASIIFTAAVGVISYATGGNVDWLAAGLLAAGGIVGAPIGAQLLHKLSEAFLRWFFVGFLAVVIVSLFFIVPDRDVSAVPMNIWLGAALVGVGVLTGILSGLIGVGGGIIVVPVLILLFGTSDLVAKGTSLLMMIPTTISGAIRNAKNKNIDFVAAGIVAVATVITTPLGTIVAGVTSPFVANILFAAFLVIIAVQMGQKAIKAQRKNKEN; via the coding sequence ATGATGTCGGGCAACCGCGGCGCGAAGACCCTGCTCACTTTCCTCGCCATTGGCCTCGTTTCGGGGTTCATGTCAGGGCTGTTCGGAGTGGGTGGCGGCACCGTGATCGTGCCGCTTCTGGTGACGTTTGCGCTGTTCGGCCAAAAGCTCGCCTCCGGCACCTCCGGAGCATCGATCATCTTCACGGCCGCCGTCGGTGTGATCTCCTACGCCACGGGTGGAAACGTCGACTGGCTCGCGGCCGGGCTCCTCGCGGCGGGCGGTATCGTCGGCGCTCCCATCGGCGCGCAGCTGCTGCACAAACTCAGCGAAGCATTCCTGCGCTGGTTCTTCGTCGGCTTCCTTGCCGTCGTCATCGTCAGCCTCTTCTTCATCGTTCCCGACCGTGATGTGTCGGCCGTTCCGATGAACATCTGGCTCGGCGCCGCGCTCGTCGGCGTTGGTGTGCTCACAGGTATCCTGTCCGGTCTCATCGGCGTCGGCGGCGGGATTATCGTCGTCCCCGTTCTCATCCTGCTCTTCGGCACCAGCGACCTCGTCGCAAAGGGAACGTCGCTGCTGATGATGATCCCCACGACGATCTCCGGCGCGATCCGCAATGCGAAGAACAAAAACATCGACTTCGTCGCGGCGGGAATTGTTGCCGTCGCCACGGTGATTACCACGCCTCTCGGCACGATCGTCGCTGGTGTCACGTCCCCCTTCGTGGCGAACATCCTCTTTGCTGCATTCCTCGTCATCATCGCCGTGCAAATGGGCCAGAAGGCCATCAAGGCCCAGAGAAAGAACAAGGAGAACTGA
- a CDS encoding FAS1-like dehydratase domain-containing protein: MAVDPDLANREFPPTPAYLVGREKVREFARAVFATAPQHTDVDAARAQGYNDVVAPPTFAMVIADQTLQQLLHDESTGIVLERALHTDQSFRYSRPIVAGDELTGQLRVTRVRQMGSGAMVASETDITDASGAHVVTASSTLLIGSGDE; the protein is encoded by the coding sequence ATGGCAGTGGACCCTGATCTCGCGAACCGCGAGTTCCCTCCGACCCCCGCGTACCTCGTTGGTCGCGAGAAGGTGCGCGAGTTCGCCCGCGCCGTTTTCGCAACAGCCCCGCAGCACACCGACGTCGACGCCGCCCGCGCACAGGGTTATAACGACGTCGTCGCGCCGCCCACCTTCGCGATGGTCATCGCCGACCAGACGCTGCAGCAGCTGCTGCACGACGAGTCGACGGGCATCGTCCTCGAACGTGCCCTCCACACCGACCAGTCGTTCCGGTACTCGCGTCCCATCGTGGCCGGCGATGAGCTCACCGGTCAGCTGCGCGTCACACGCGTGCGCCAGATGGGATCCGGCGCAATGGTCGCCAGTGAAACAGACATCACCGACGCATCCGGCGCCCATGTGGTCACGGCGTCGTCAACGCTTCTGATCGGATCGGGGGACGAGTGA
- a CDS encoding MaoC/PaaZ C-terminal domain-containing protein yields the protein MDLSSLEKGQVVAQTSVHLTRESLVKYAGASGDFNPIHYRDDVAERVGLPGVLAHGMLTMGLASSLVGEWLGDTGRIETFTVRFTKPVVVDGEAGADVDVTATVGLVKDDGSARIDIAVLHGETKVLGKAQLMIGAEKA from the coding sequence ATGGATCTTTCCAGCCTCGAAAAGGGCCAGGTCGTCGCGCAGACGTCCGTGCACCTCACGCGCGAATCGCTCGTGAAGTACGCGGGTGCCTCCGGTGATTTCAACCCCATCCACTACCGCGATGACGTCGCCGAACGCGTGGGGCTTCCCGGCGTTCTCGCACACGGCATGCTCACGATGGGCCTCGCCTCGTCGCTTGTCGGCGAATGGCTCGGCGACACCGGTCGCATCGAAACGTTCACGGTGCGCTTCACAAAACCGGTCGTTGTCGACGGCGAGGCCGGAGCCGATGTTGATGTGACGGCCACCGTCGGTCTGGTGAAGGACGACGGCTCAGCGCGCATCGACATCGCCGTGCTCCACGGCGAGACGAAGGTTCTGGGCAAAGCGCAGCTCATGATCGGAGCGGAGAAGGCGTGA